In a single window of the Littorina saxatilis isolate snail1 linkage group LG3, US_GU_Lsax_2.0, whole genome shotgun sequence genome:
- the LOC138961885 gene encoding fibrinogen alpha chain-like: MEIILAFLAILHIVRASTGATQVAHFTVCPPGLVHNGDISATVLTRSLLDCVVRCSASSTCSAFNACHDDLTGRTACALLADSSPGGCADLTVAAKTSCRHGIDAVVTMCENGGSLDGQQCRCPSQYAGDRCQRYIRDCKEAHANGYQSHAYNGVYLIQPATAPAPFKVRCDAAAGGLTMSFKRTTANFNVDWATAKEGINNDLANDLNNFFIGLDNLHHLLLQAKYCLTHVFTKYDNDWTLSASAFYSNLTIGVDSTFFSLTYSKFSTSTNDPSDNGFDAAGPLLFAAVDRDPTGCAVAHGGAPGWYGSDCGGYSLFADPVVWPVLGSPRTCMLTLIYVSRVGPLYDDE, from the exons ATGGAGATCATCCTAGCATTCCTGGCCATACTTCACATCGTCAGGGCCAGCACAGGGGCCACGCAAGTGGCACATTTCACCGTGTGTCCTCCAGGGCTCGTGCACAACGGGGACATCTCTGCGACTGTGCTCACTCGCTCTCTGCTGGACTGTGTCGTCAGGTGTTCCGCCAGCAGCACGTGCAGTGCCTTCAACGCGTGTCACGATGACCTGACAGGGCGCACTGCTTGCGCTCTGCTGGCTGACAGCAGTCCTGGCGGCTGTGCCGATCTGACGGTGGCGGCGAAGACTTCTTGTAGACACGGT ATTGATGCAGTAGTGACCATGTGTGAGAACGGGGGCTCCTTGGATGGTCAGCAATGTCGCTGTCCCTCCCAGTATGCTGGCGACCGCTGTCAGCGCTACATCAGGG ATTGTAAGGAAGCGCATGCTAACGGCTACCAGTCCCACGCTTACAACGGGGTGTATCTGATTCAGCCAGCCACTGCTCCTGCCCCTTTCAAG GTTCGTTGCGACGCTGCGGCGGGCGGCCTGACGATGTCTTTCAAGCGGACTACGGCAAACTTCAACGTGGACTGGGCCACGGCCAAGGAAGGCATCAACAACGACCTCGCCAACGACCTCAACAACTTCTTCATCGGCCTCGACAACCTccaccacctcctcctccaGGCCAAATACTGCCTCACGCACGTCTTCACGAAGTATGACAACGACTGGACCCTCAGCGCCAGCGCTTTCTACTCCAACCTCACCATCGGCGTGGACTCCACTTTCTTCTCGCTCACCTACAGCAAGTTCTCCACTTCGACTAACGACCCCTCGGACAACGGGTTCGACGCTGCGGGGCCTCTCCTGTTCGCCGCTGTGGATCGCGACCCGACCGGGTGTGCGGTGGCCCACGGGGGGGCTCCGGGGTGGTACGGCTCGGACTGTGGGGGGTACAGTCTGTTTGCTGACCCCGTAGTGTGGCCGGTGCTGGGCAGTCCTCGGACATGCATGCTGACCCTTATCTACGTGTCGAGGGTTGGGCCTCTGTATGACGACGAGTGA
- the LOC138961884 gene encoding basic phospholipase A2-like, with product MNTSSILAVLAFLLQLGVGSSLSAHRPRRTKRTILQMCELIQRYTNRGCLDYNDYGCFCGWGNAGSGRKHLDDVDACCLLHDNCYGEVTCMWFYPQLVGFSIQCGDDNSCQCQDSRVWSPCARSVCECDLRFAECLGRATYHEHHRSYDWHLCHHH from the exons TGGGTGTAGGTAGCAGCCTGTCAGCCCACAGACCGAGGAGGACGAAGAGAACCATCCTCCAGATGTGCGAGCTGATCCAGCGCTACACCAACCGTGGCTGTCTGGACTACAACGACTACGGCTGTTTTTGTGGCTGGGGGAACGCCGGGTCTGGCAGAAAGCACCTCGATGATGTCGATGC ATGCTGTCTACTCCACGACAACTGCTACGGGGAAGTGACGTGTATGTGGTTCTACCCCCAGCTGGTCGGCTTCAGCATTCAATGCGGGGATGACAATTCCTGCCAATGTCAAG ACTCACGTGTATGGAGCCCTTGTGCACGCAGTGTGTGCGAATGTGACCTGCGCTTCGCGGAGTGCCTGGGGCGGGCCACCTATCACGAGCACCATCGTAGCTACGACTGGCACCTCTGTCACCATCACTAG